Proteins encoded by one window of Cucurbita pepo subsp. pepo cultivar mu-cu-16 chromosome LG14, ASM280686v2, whole genome shotgun sequence:
- the LOC111810391 gene encoding BES1/BZR1 homolog protein 4-like, which produces MTSGTRLPTWRERENNKRRERRRRAIAAKIFAGLRMYGNYKLPKHCDNNEVLKALCNEAGWTVEPDGTTYRKGCKPIERMDVVGGSAAASPFASHQPSPCASFNPSPGSSSFPSPASSSYVANPNADGSFLIPWLRNLSSSSSSASSSKLPNLHIHGGSISAPVTPPLSSPTARTPRLKADWEDQSVLPGWNAQYYSSLPSSTPPSPGRHVVPNPEWFAGLRIPQGGPNSPTFSLVSXMVLESSISFSYTKGQFTSPFDPLPLSFVGVGYLIAVRRWKXGSRMWTPGQSGTCSPAIAAGSDHTADIPMSEVISEEFAFGSNTAGIVKPWEGERIHEECGSDDLELSLGNSRTR; this is translated from the exons ATGACGTCGGGGACGAGGCTACCAACATGGAGGGAGCGGGAGAACAACAAGAGAAgggagagaaggagaagagctATCGCAGCAAAGATCTTTGCTGGACTCAGGATGTATGGGAACTACAAGCTTCCCAAACATTGCGACAACAATGAGGTCCTTAAAGCGCTCTGCAATGAGGCGGGATGGACCGTCGAACCTGATGGTACCACTTACCGTAAG GGATGCAAGCCAATTGAACGTATGGATGTGGTTGGTGGGTCGGCAGCTGCAAGCCCGTTCGCATCTCACCAACCAAGTCCTTGTGCTTCCTTCAATCCAAGCCCCGGTTCATCTTCATTTCCAAGTCCAGCATCATCTTCATATGTTGCTAATCCAAATGCCGATGGCAGTTTTCTAATCCCCTGGCTCAGGAACCTTTCATCGTCATCATCTTCAGCATCCTCGTCTAAACTCCCCAATCTCCATATTCATGGAGGTTCCATCAGTGCTCCTGTTACTCCTCCTTTGAGTTCCCCAACTGCTAGAACGCCCCGACTCAAAGCTGACTGGGAAGACCAATCTGTCCTACCAGGATGGAATGCACAATACTATTCCTCCCTTCCATCTTCTACTCCACCAAGTCCTGGACGTCACGTTGTTCCCAATCCAGAATGGTTCGCTGGCCTTAGAATTCCTCAAGGTGGACCCAATTCTCCAACATTTAGTCTTGTTTCCANGATG GTGTTGGAGTCTAGTATAAGTTTTTCATACACTAAAGGACAGTTCACGTCGCCTTTTGACCCATTGCCCCTTTCCTTCGTCGGCGTCGGTTATCTAATTGCGGTGAG GCGCTGGAAGTNAGGATCTCGCATGTGGACCCCTGGTCAAAGTGGGACCTGCTCTCCTGCCATTGCCGCAGGCTCCGATCACACTGCAGATATTCCAATGTCAGAAGTGATCTCTGAAGAGTTCGCATTTGGAAGCAACACAGCCGGAATAGTGAAGCcatgggaaggagaacgaattCACGAGGAGTGTGGCTCAGATGACCTAGAGCTATCTCTTGGGAACTCAAGAACCAG ATAA